One Syntrophales bacterium genomic window, ATTCATACCAGATTCAGCAGACGATATAGGGGCGTTACCAAATAGTTCTCCTAAGTTAACGTATATTTCATCGACCGGGATCTACACAGGTACGGTATTTGCTACTTTGATAATGGGCGAAGAGTTTACAGCTCTGAATAATATCAAAATAGGAAGCCAAACGGACACATCTGCTGGTAAGGGACTATACTTTAACAATGACAGTCATATCATTACTGGCGGCGGAACCGTGTCCATGGGCATAACCACTCCAAGAGGATTGAGTCTTAACATAGGTAGCGGGTACGACCTTTCGATGTACTCCGGGGGGTTGAACATGGTTCTTGGAGACAGATTCACATTGGCGTCATGGTCTTCAAATGATTGTACGGTTGGAAATTACGGTAGCGGGAAACTGACATTGAAATCAAATAGTGGGGATATGTCGCTTGACTGCGGCGGAAACTTGAATATTGGTACAGTGTTTACGGATGGTATAGGTTTCTTTGGTCATTCGCCATCGCCAAAACTATCAGCCCAGCGGTTACCGTCTAACGCCACCTTATCGGATATAATATTCAAAATAAACGGGTTACTTGCAAAGTTCGATCAATACGGTTTACTTTATGTATATGATTAAAAATGATTACGGGAGGATAAAAATATGGCTAGTCAGAAAACTTTGGATAAAAACTATACCGTAAAGGATGGCGGTGTTGTAATCGTGGAAACGGTTCAGAAAAACCTGAGCAAGGAAGAACTGCTGCAGGAAAAAATGAATTTGATCAACCGGCAAGCTCAGATCTCGAGGCAAATGGCTGATATTCAGGCGCAGTATGATAATATTGGGAACGCGGTAACCGAGATTGATCTAATGATCGCCGCCATAGACGGGCCGACAAAAACTGAATAGAGCGTTTTAAAAGGAGGGGTTACGAATGGCTAATCGATACTGTAACCTGAATGGCACGAAGAAGATCAAGGACGAATATGTTTTGATAAACGGCGGTTTCCAGACAGTACAGTCCGAAATGGACACTCACACCGCTACAGAGTCCAACTTGCAGGGGCAGATAACTGCAAATGAGAACGATATTGAAGCAAAAGTCCTTGCGATAAAGGGGACAGGATATACAAACGAGACCTTAAAAGGTCTTCATGATCTGTCCTCGGCTCTGCAGACTCAAATAGACAACTTAAATTCGGTATATTCTACGGACGCAGAGAGAATCGCCGCTATTAATAATGTTATTAATCAGTTTCAGATAGCCGACGATGACCTCGAAGCTCTAATCATGAATAAGGCGAATTCCTCAGATGTTTACAATAAGTCATATATAGACGGATTGCAAACTACGATAAATGCCGCAATAAACGTTGTGACTAACAATTTATCGACTCTTTCAGGGAATGTCTTACAGAAAAATAACACGACGGTATTTGTCCCGAATGCTGATTATCAGCCATCTACAAAAAAATATGTAGATGATGCAATAACAATTGCTATAGGTACGGTTGTTGTCGGGGGTCAGATTGATTACGGTCTAATAACCGACACCGCTACTGAATTTGAAGACTATGGCTCAATATAGGAGGTCATGAATATGGCTAGACAAGTCCAGATTAGAAAAGGAAATACGGCTCAACATGCAACCTTCACCGGGGCAAATGGCGAAATAACAGTTGATGTCGATAAGAAAACGCTAGTGGTACACGATGGCGTAACTCCTGGCGGTTCGCCATTGGCCACACAAAAACAGTTAGACCAGTCGATTTCCAGTGTTAACACAAAACTTGACTCAGGAGTAAAGCAAAAGTTACAGCTTACTTGGGGTATGAATACAATAAAGAACAACGGCGATGCTCCTATATATCCGACAATTTCGGGTATTGGTCGTAAAATCGTGAATCTACTTGGTAAAAGTGGCGATTGTGAAGACACGAGCAAATGGGGAGGGTGGCAATCGACGCTGGCTCTCGACACCACAAATAAAGTGTTTGGCGGTAATGGTATAAAAATAACACTTACAAATACCTCCGGCGCTATGAATATCCAAAAACAGTCCATTCCATGTATCGACGACTCAAAGTATTACATGTTCTCGGCGTACGTAAAAAATGGAAATGCTGCGACAGGGATAAGGATCGGTTCATCGACTGGAAACACTGCGATGGTTTCAAGTGCGACCGCGTTCACTCGAGTCGTGATGAAATTTACGCCGGCCCAGATGGCATCAATCACGGCAACAACCTCTTTTGATGTGTCTGTATTCGGAGCCTCAGGGCAGTACGCTTATGTGGACGGCGTAATGATAAATGAGATCTCGCCTGCGGATTACGTATTATCGGATGCGGAATTACTTGCAAAGTATCCATATGTAGAATCTGTACAATTCCTTACAAACCCCTACTTTGAAATCCGCCGCAATAATCTTGTACGGAGTGGTTCGGCAGAAGAGGGGCTTGCTGCGTACACCTTAGGAACTGGAACGCCAACTCTCTCAGTAGAAAATGGGAGAATCAAAATTGTTTCCAATGGGTATGGCGAAGCCTATCAAATTGTTCCCGTACAACAAAACAAGGACTATTATCTATCGGCTAATATCTCTGGAGCGGTTAATATATTTGTATACACTGCCCCTGGTGGCTCTTGGATAAGGACGGGTATAGGAACGTTTAATTCCGGCAGTAACAAGAGCGTTCTTATCCTAATCGCAAATGCCTCTGCAGGGACCGGGTACTTCGATTCCGTCATGCTTACTGAAGGAACTACCGCCCCGGCTGGAAACCTTATCAGGGGAGGTAATGGAGAAAATGGGGTCTATGGGTGGATCCCAAGCGGATCCGTCGGCGCAATGTTCAATAATGGGTATTTCCAAATAACGGATCTTGACACTGGAGCAAGCCAAAATCTAAGGCAAGAGATAACAGTAAAAGCTAACACCACTTATAGCTTTAGATTTATTAGTAAGAAAGGGACAGCAAACGCAAGATTTCAACTTACTTGTTGGACTTCGAATAATGGGGCTACAACGCCGCAAGTAAATCCGTTGTATATTGTATCTGACACGTCCGACACCGTTACAACCGGCACAATTACTACAACCTCTGACACGGCGATTATGGTTATTGAAATAAAGGTCGGAGATACAGCAGCTGATACTGGCACCGCATATTTTAAGGAAATAACACTAGTTGAAGGGGCGGCCATCCCTACAGAGTATGCTACACCAAGATATAAGTCATGCGAGTCTAGAAAGTTTGTTCTCGAGGGCTTGTTCTCCGAAGAGGATATATTCTCTATAGAGAACGGTAAACTAAAAGGATTAAGATGGTGGGACCATCCAGCTCCTCTGTACGGGAAAGATATTGACTGGCAATTTGAGACCGACGGTACCGGTTTTAAGAGAATATACAGTGGTGTCAATCGTTTCCCAGACATGGGGCTTCTCAGTAACGGAACGTATGGTATAGGGATATTGGTTAAGCCTGATGGTAAGATTCTACCATTTGTGGACACTGCTACGGCGGATACTGGATTTTTGTATAAACCAAGCGATCATTTATTCATTCGTGTGCCCGATTCAGATTCAGGGTGGGGAGAGAGCTACACCCCTACTTCGGACGAAGTTAAATCGTTCATGAATGGCTGGGTGGCTGTATGGGGCGATTCCGGGCGAATTGTTTTCTGGCTGAGTTCTGTGGATAAAAGCATACCATCATCTGCTATAAAAGCAACGATAAGTGCGACGACAAATACTACCACAACACAGGTTGCCTCTGGAGGAACATCGTTCCCCAATGGAAGAATCGTGCTTGCTATATCTTCTACAGGTGCCGTACGGTCTTCCGGTATAGTCAGCAGTACCACAGCAACAACCGTAGTCACAAACGCAGCAATGAATGTTGTCTCGGGAGACACTCTCGTGCTTGCCGACAGTAGCGGGGCAGACACGACATTAGTCACTTGGTGCAAAAACAACTTAGCCCCTGGATACGAAGGATACAGGCTCCACTACAAATTGGCAAATCCAGAGCAATTGACCGATGCAAATTATCATATTCATGGTGACATTTGGGAGTTGCAGAAGGGTGACAACTATGTAGTTATGGACACCGGTATTGTTCTTGGGGAGTTGGCAAACCCGATTTTTGATGGGTCTGCATGGTGGAACATAGGTAATACGAGCCCCGGCGGATACATGGCGGGCGTTCCTAAGTACATGGTAGAAACATACAACGCCGTATATGCAAACCAGCAACCTCTTGATATCAGTAAGTACAATCTAACGGTGGGTACTGTAAATACATGGGTTAATACCCAAATGTACGGCAAAGAACGTCTCATAATAAACAACTCAAAATTTGACCCTAACGCTCGGTATACTGTAGATTATCAGATCCTCAAAACCCTAAACGCGATGAGTGGCACGTTCTCGCTGGAATTCGGACAAGGCGTAATACCGAGTTTGGAGAGTGTAGGAAAGGTTCTTGAGGATAAGCAAAAACGCGATTCGGCGTTAGACACATTGGTCGACTTATCCTTGTATGAGGAGATAAGATCCTACCCAATAACGGCAAGGGCGGTCCCTATAAATGGCGGAGGGTATTATATAAGACTTAATATTCCATTTATGCCAAAAAAGACACTTCCAATGGCGACCGTGAAGATTAATTCCATTAACGCTTTGGACTCCGGAGGCGTGCAAATCGGCATTACACAAGCAAGTACAGTCCTTTTTGGAGTGTATAGGAATTTCATTACGCTGGTTATCCGATACGATGGAGGAGACACGACTATAAGAAATAATATCAATGCAAACGGGATGAATGCGAATGTCGATGTAATCCTTGATTGTAGAGGGAGGGTATGAGCATGTTGAGATTGCAGGACAACAATGTGGTATTCAATAATTCAGAAACCATCGGGCATGTGAAGGACTTGGCATACGTAGAGGGTGGGTTTTCGCTCACCCTCCCCGATGGATCGATTGTTTTTATACCGGAGGAAGATTGCAGCCCTAACGAAGCAGAAGTGTTTGCCGCCTTTCATGAGTACTACTCTGAAACTGGCGGACTTCCTCCTGTTATTGAGGCTCAGGTGGTTACTACGGTCGATTCTATCAACGCCGAAGTCGTGTCCATGATCAGATCAGAGTATGATGAGAATGAGGAAATGAAAATGCTTCGTCTCGGTATACTCGACCCTGAAAACGCTGAATTCCTTGCGTATAACGCATATATAGAGGAATGCAGAGAATGGGGGAGGCAACAGAAGGAGTCTTATGGCCTGACGACATAAGCCCGTAAGACAAACAGTTTTAAACAAAAGAGGGGGCAAAACACGATGACAATTGAGGTGGCCATTTTAATATCCAGTGTTTCCGTTGCCTTTGCAATCTACCAAGGAATGACAAATATGAAACGTAATCAGAAAGCAGATGATAGGAGTGAGGCCTCACAGCTTACAACGGTGATCATAAAGCTTGAGAACATAGGCACTGGTGTAACGGAAATAAAAAAGGAAATGAGTATTTTGCAGAAAGATATTAAGGACGATCACGAACGGATAGTCAAGGTTGAAGAATCCGCCAAGTCGGCCCACAGGCGCTTGGATGTTTGCGAAAAGTACTGCAAGCGGTTTGTGAGCGAGCCTGAAGAGTGATCGGAGGGGTCAAAATGAGAGCTTATACTAAGAGATATAACAATACTACGTGCCACATAGTAACTTTCTCCCCTTACGAAATGAGACTTGAACCGCACAACGGAATTCCCGGAAAAAGAGAGTCCATACATAATATGTGGGGCTCTCCCGGGTTATCCGAGGTGACTTGTCTTAAGGCTAATGGTACGTTCTTCAACAATGCTGATCCCTCCAGCGAAATGCTAGGGTCAGGTCGGGGCGATAGCTTGTTGAACGTCGCATGGGACGGCCAAAGGTTCTATATGGAGCCGAATATCCCTAAAGGAATGAAAGAGGTCAGTTCTTCCTATGCACTGGTACGAAATGGTAAAAAAGATTATACCAATGAAAAATCCCTTATTGAGATATTAGGAAGCAATCCTCGAATGATCATGGGACAGAAAAATGACGGTCAAATGTCGTTCGTAGCTGTTGAAGGACGTCGTTGGGGTGAGAAAGGCCTTACCTCGGAAGAGGAGAGAGATGTATGTATTGTTGAGGGGTTCCGTGATGCAGTGAACAACGATGGAGGGGGATCCACCGTGTTGATTGTCGAGGATCAACAACTGAATAGGGCACATGACGGAAGAAGTTTAGGGTACATTTGGGTAGGGTATCGTAAATGGAGAAAGGAAGAATTGCCAAATCTCAGAAAAGGCATTAAGGGGATGTGGGTCAATCTTCTTCAGAGGATGCTTGGTATTACAGCGGACGGATCTTTCGGAGAATATACCGAAAAGGCTGTAAGACGACACCAGGAGGCATATAATCTAAAAGTTGACGGACGCGTAGGCCCACATACTTGGGCTAGTCTATGCGCTCTCAACAAAGTTTGAAAGGAGTGTTTGTAAAATGATCACCAATTTAGGTTTAGTAGAATTTGTGAAAAAAGCCAAGGACGCAAATGCCGGTTATGTGTATGGGACTATCGGTCAAGTCCTTACCGATAAGATCCTCGAGTACAAACTAAAACAATACCCAAGGATGATAACGCCATATATAGACTTTATTCGTACGAATTATATTGGAAAGGTTACGTACGACTGTGTAAATCTCATCAAGGCATATATATGGCAAAACGACGATAAAGAAGGTTGTTATGATCCGGCAAACGATGTCTCTGCCGATGGCATGTTCGATATCGCGCGAGTTAAAGGCCCTATCGATACTATTCCTGAGACGCCCGGAATTTGTGTTCGTTTTAATGGGCACATAGGTGTATATATCGGGAATGGAAAAGTAATAGAAGCAAAAGGAACAAAATACGGAGTAGTCGAAACGGATCTTAAAGGACGTGGATGGACGCACTGGCTCGAATGCCCGTACATTGTATATTTGAAGGTTGTAAAAGTAGGTTTAAAAGTGGGAATAAGCGGCGAAATAGTAAGGACTTTACAGGGGCAGCTTAATCTATGTGGAGCATGTCTCGAGAGGGATGGTTCATTCGGGCCGATGACAGAGGCTGCTGTAAAGGTGTTCCAAAAAGCCAACGGTCTACCTGCCGATGGAATTGTCGATATTCCAACGTCTCAGATGCTAAGGTATAGAACACTTGAGAGCATCGACTCTCTCCTTGACAAAGTTGAAAAGCTGGAAAAAAAGTTTGAGTAATATTAAAAAGGAGGACTAATATGGTTGACCAATTTGTGTCTATGGATTACATATTAACATTTGCTGGGATGGTCGTCATAGTGAATATGCTTACGCAGTTCACAAAGAAAATGTTTGATCGGATCGGAAATAACCGTACGAAATGGGTTGTCGCGGGCTTTAGTCTTGCGCTGTGTGTCGTGGCTGGGGCCTGGAAAGGAAAGTTCTCTAACGGACGCGAGATCACTGAGACCTGCGTTCTTTGGTTGATAAACAGCATTATTGTATGGTTCACCGCCATGAAGGCGTATGAAACAGTGGCAAAATAAAGGTAGTAAAGGACTGGTTTACTATGGATAAATGCACCGATTGTGCGCGTAGACTTTTAAGAAAATGCAGAGGATGCGACGGTAGCAAATATTTCGAACCAAACGTCTGTGTAAACTGCGTTAATAAAAGTCCCACTTGTCATTTTTCCTGTACGGAGAAAATAACCCCTTCGCAAAAATAACGCACGCTATAATGAAGGAAAATAAATCTTGAAAAGGAGAAGGTACAATGTTTGAAAAAATCACCAAAAGAGACAAACGGACCAACCTTGAAAAGGAGATTGACTCGGTCATATTAACCATGTCGTCATATAAGCCGGACTCAGACGAGTACGAAGCTATGGCAAAAAATCTTGAAATGCTATACAAGGCAAAAACGCACGAACGCGTTCGTCATGTATCGCCAGACACGATTGCGCTAGTAGCAGGTAATCTATTGGGGATCGTCTTAATATTGGGATATGAAAAGGCCAATGTCATCACAAGTAAAGCGTTGGGGTTTGTCATCAAAGGGCGTGTTTAAAACACACCCTTCTTTTTTGCCTCGCAGAAATTACAACGCATATAATGAAAATATATTCTTGAAGAGGAGAAAAGGATTAATATGAACAAAATCACAACTTTTTGGAGCGATAATAAGGATAAGATCAAAAATATTACAATTGCTGTGGCAGTACCAGTAGCAGTAATAGCTTTGTGTGGAATCCGACGTATCAACAAAATTATTGATGAGAACAATTTAAACGATCTTTTCTATGGGGATGATGAAACAGAGACGGAAGCTTAGGCTTCTTTCTTTTTGCCTCGCAGAAATTACACACGCTATAATGAAAATATTATTTAAAAGGAGAAATCATTATGTTTGAATTATTATTAGTTGTAGGTATTGTATTAGCAGTAGTAGCAACTTATGTAGTAGCAGAAAAGGTGTATAATTCCTAAGAGGATAATAAATAAAAGCGGATGTTATGACTTACATAGCATTCCCTTTTTTGTTTCGCAGAAATTACTCATGCTATAATGAAAGTTATAGAAAATCTTGAAAGGAGAAATAAATATGAAACTCACCGACATGATTGTATCAGGACTCTTGAAGAGAGGTATTCTTTACGAGGCACGTAATTGCGAAATGGAATTTGAAGTTCCAATATCACAAGAAGGTGCCGAGGGAGGAGCGCCCCCTCAGAAGGGAAAGACCGTGATAAAATTTAAGGCGGAGCATATGACACTTCGGATAGAAAAAGAGAAGGAATAGCTTGTAAAGGTCGTTAAGGAAACTTAGCGGCTTTTCTTTTCTCGCAGAAAAAACATATGCTATAATGAAGAGAAGTAGTTTTAGGCTGGCCTAGAACGATCAGTCGAATATCAGTAGATTGATAAAACGGAATCCAGATTCTGTACATCTCTTCTCATTTTTATAGGAAAGGATGTGAAAACGTGAAAAAGAAACGGTTTTATTCTGTATTGTTTATGATTTGTGCATTGGCTCTTGTTGCCCTATATTTATTTTTGTGTAATCGATGAAAAGGAGATAAAAATGTTTAAGGAAAAAGAAGTAGGATCTCCAAAATTTAAGGAACGTAATATGGAGATCAAAAAAATGAGAGATGCAGGCGTCTACTATAAGGTTATAGCATGGCACTTTGGCATAAGCATGACCAGGGTTAAACAAATAGTTGCTGCCGAGCAACAAAACGAAGACAACGGATATCGGTAAAAATAACAATCTTGAAGGGAGAAAAACCATGAATGCTAAGGTAATTAAGGATCTTAGGAAAGCAATTGCAAAGAACTCGCCTACAATTCTTACTGGTCTTGGGGTGGCAGGCGTCATAACCACTGCGG contains:
- a CDS encoding peptidoglycan-binding protein, whose protein sequence is MITNLGLVEFVKKAKDANAGYVYGTIGQVLTDKILEYKLKQYPRMITPYIDFIRTNYIGKVTYDCVNLIKAYIWQNDDKEGCYDPANDVSADGMFDIARVKGPIDTIPETPGICVRFNGHIGVYIGNGKVIEAKGTKYGVVETDLKGRGWTHWLECPYIVYLKVVKVGLKVGISGEIVRTLQGQLNLCGACLERDGSFGPMTEAAVKVFQKANGLPADGIVDIPTSQMLRYRTLESIDSLLDKVEKLEKKFE
- a CDS encoding phosphodiester glycosidase family protein, encoding MRAYTKRYNNTTCHIVTFSPYEMRLEPHNGIPGKRESIHNMWGSPGLSEVTCLKANGTFFNNADPSSEMLGSGRGDSLLNVAWDGQRFYMEPNIPKGMKEVSSSYALVRNGKKDYTNEKSLIEILGSNPRMIMGQKNDGQMSFVAVEGRRWGEKGLTSEEERDVCIVEGFRDAVNNDGGGSTVLIVEDQQLNRAHDGRSLGYIWVGYRKWRKEELPNLRKGIKGMWVNLLQRMLGITADGSFGEYTEKAVRRHQEAYNLKVDGRVGPHTWASLCALNKV